A DNA window from Brassica napus cultivar Da-Ae chromosome A4, Da-Ae, whole genome shotgun sequence contains the following coding sequences:
- the LOC106447144 gene encoding receptor like protein 27-like: MFTMSSLRLHILLVHFLCCVFASSFIMTNPLVFGLAACRPDQIQALLQFKNEFESGGCNLSSYFHGVMCDNTTGAVTKLHLPNGCFTGMIKANSILFELRQLRHLNLSHNNFTSSSSLPSRFSNLNKLEVLSLSSNGFQGQVPSSFSNLTKLTQFDLSHNDLTGGFQLVQNLTKLSMLDLSYNHFSGTIPSSLLLTLPLLSHLDLRGNYLTGSIEVPSSPSSRLEHLFLGHNHFDGQILEPISKLTTLKELVLSFINVSYPIDLRDFSSLKSLLNLELSGNILSATTSLISGSDVPPNLYRLMMKGCNINEFPKFLKTLQNLERLDLSDNQIKGKVPEWLWSLPRLSIVSLNNNSFNDFDGSLHKSSVTMLDLSFNNFTGSLPDPPLSIKLFLASRNSFTGNIPLSTCDRSYLDALDLSYNNFSGAIPQCLSKFKILNLRKNNLHGIIPNAFSSSSPLQTLDVGYNRIRGQLPRSLVNCSSLRFLSVDHNNIKDLFPFWLKVLPDLQVLTLSSNTLHGPISPPQGPLGFPELRILDLSDNKFTGSLSPDYFVNWSGSSSNKMYGDGEMYMGDYTNDLYSYFYGLDLQYKGLNMENKMVNTFYTAIDFSGNNFSGQIPESIGFLTALIALNLSNNSFTGHIPMSFANLTGLESLDLSQNKLSGEIPQQLGALSFLAYINVSYNQLKGEIPKGTQISGQPESSFEGNAGLCGIPLQESCFGTSEPPTQWEKQVDDEEEGEVLNWRGVAIGYWPGLLFGLAIGHVIALNKPSG, encoded by the coding sequence ATGTTCACCATGTCATCTCTGCGTTTGCATATTCTCTTGGTACACTTTCTTTGTTGTGTCTTTGCCTCAAGCTTCATAATGACAAACCCTCTTGTTTTTGGACTTGCTGCTTGTCGTCCCGACCAGATACAAGCTCTTCTCCAGTTCAAAAATGAGTTTGAATCCGGGGGTTGCAACCTCAGCAGCTACTTTCACGGTGTCATGTGCGATAACACAACTGGTGCGGTCACTAAGTTACACCTACCAAATGGCTGCTTCACTGGAATGATCAAAGCCAACAGTATCCTCTTCGAGCTGCGTCAACTTCGTCACCTCAATCTCTCCCACAACAACTTCACTTCCTCTTCATCACTCCCTTCTAGATTCAGCAATCTCAACAAATTAGAGGTTTTGTCTCTTTCCTCTAACGGCTTCCAAGGTCAAGTTCCTTCCTCTTTTAGTAACCTAACCAAGTTAACCCAGTTTGATCTCTCGCATAACGACCTCACTGGTGGTTTCCAACTAGTCCAGAACCTCACCAAGCTTTCCATGTTAGACCTTTCCTACAATCACTTCTCTGGAACCATCCCTTCTTCTTTGCTGCTCACTCTACCTCTCTTGTCACATCTCGATCTCCGCGGAAACTATCTCACTGGCTCCATTGAAGTTCCCTCCTCGCCGTCATCGAGGCTTGAGCACTTGTTCCTTGGACATAACCATTTCGACGGACAAATACTAGAGCCTATCTCAAAGTTAACAACCCTCAAAGAACTTGTTCTCTCTTTCATAAACGTTAGCTACCCTATTGACTTGAGAGACTTCTCCTCTCTCAAATCTTTGCTGAACCTTGAGCTTTCCGGTAATATCTTATCGGCCACAACAAGTCTGATATCAGGTTCTGATGTTCCACCAAATCTTTACCGGTTGATGATGAAGGGCTGCAACATCAACGAGTTCCCTAAGTTTCTCAAGACCTTACAGAACCTAGAGCGTTTAGACCTTTCCGACAATCAGATCAAAGGGAAAGTTCCAGAGTGGTTATGGAGTCTTCCCCGGTTGAGCATAGTGAGTCTAAACAACAACTCATTCAACGATTTTGATGGTTCTCTTCACAAGTCATCAGTTACAATGCTAGATCTTAGTTTCAACAACTTCACAGGATCCCTTCCTGATCCACCACTCTCTATAAAACTCTTCTTGGCATCAAGAAATAGTTTCACAGGAAACATACCTCTTTCAACTTGCGACCGAAGCTACCTAGATGCTCTTGACCTATCCTACAACAACTTCAGCGGCGCAATTCCTCAGTGTCTTAGTAAGTTCAAAATACTCAATCTCAGGAAAAACAACTTGCATGGAATCATTCCCAATGCATTCTCTAGCAGCTCTCCTCTACAAACACTTGATGTTGGATACAATCGAATACGCGGACAGCTTCCTAGGTCTCTTGTGAATTGTTCTTCTCTAAGGTTTCTGAGTGTGGATCACAACAATATAAAGGACTTATTCCCTTTCTGGCTTAAGGTTTTACCGGATTTGCAAGTCCTCACCCTAAGTTCAAACACATTGCATGGTCCTATATCTCCTCCTCAAGGACCTTTAGGGTTTCCTGAGCTGCGGATACTTGATCTATCAGACAACAAGTTTACAGGAAGTTTGTCTCCAGATTACTTTGTGAACTGGAGTGGATCATCATCAAACAAGATGTATGGAGATGGAGAGATGTATATGGGAGACTATACAAATGATCTCTACAGCTATTTTTATGGTTTGGACTTGCAATACAAAGGTCTTAATATGGAGAATAAAATGGTAAATACTTTCTATACAGCTATTGATTTCTCTGGAAACAATTTTAGTGGACAGATTCCAGAATCTATTGGTTTCTTGACGGCACTCATTGCTCTAAACCTATCCAACAACTCTTTCACCGGCCACATCCCTATGTCTTTTGCGAATCTTACAGGACTAGAGTCACTAGACCTGTCTCAAAACAAACTCTCGGGGGAGATTCCTCAACAACTTGGTGCCCTCTCGTTTTTGGCCTACATAAATGTCTCTTACAACCAACTCAAGGGTGAGATACCAAAAGGGACACAGATTAGTGGGCAGCCTGAATCTTCCTTTGAGGGGAATGCAGGGCTTTGTGGTATTCCTCTCCAGGAAAGTTGCTTTGGGACTAGTGAGCCACCAACACAATGGGAAAAGCAAgtagatgatgaagaggaaggAGAGGTGTTGAACTGGAGAGGAGTAGCAATAGGGTATTGGCctggattgttgtttggattggcAATAGGACATGTTATTGCTTTAAACAAGCCGAGTGGCTAG
- the LOC106447145 gene encoding uncharacterized protein LOC106447145: MSMFASFQLLELNLISAQDLAPVSRKMKTYAVAWVHSERKLTTRVDYTGGANPTWNDKFVFRVSEDFLYADTSAVVVEIYALHWFRDVHVGTVRVLISNLIPPNRRPGYRTNDEYRHTPPPGMRFVALQVRRPSGRPQGILNIGVGILDGSMRSLPLYTNMDSSAVGYRDLLGEDDPHLQNLHLNSAKGSSKNPQSPSSKQNQSVVSRPPPPPPPPVLRRTRSDTSSMVVSDLLSRAERSRVANRKPVSALPSSDDETVPTTSGHHTTTDDSVDDYEAPYKTPHIPGNRYDDSYEDEFVDQSPNVMPIRRERYDEDSPYRSYDHSRKTPRRSTPVIEKPRPPRDYDRSNRASPYLSRHGTPLRSNIVASTPIRSNIVASSPMRLTPMRSNMVASSPMRSSTPMRSNNLVGSTPLRSNIIGSTPIRSTYKGTPMKSPLRFGTPMRSNLAGRLILTESELGPSPSEVANKMAKERSQANDTESSILSEWSLDDDSNIEGLRSKLERWRTELPPLYDLGSSHQSSDVGSAIVPASANAGGGKSSRRKTPTVKKKKKHQRRHTEGGNGLFSCFSNICGAECTFVCGGGSDHDGSKKKGGSKRLPRLASADNLSYV; this comes from the coding sequence ATGTCGATGTTTGCATCTTTCCAATTACTAGAGCTCAACCTAATCTCCGCTCAGGATCTAGCCCCCGTCTCCCGTAAAATGAAGACGTACGCGGTGGCTTGGGTTCACTCCGAGCGTAAACTCACCACCCGCGTTGACTACACCGGAGGAGCCAACCCAACTTGGAACGACAAGTTCGTCTTCCGAGTCAGCGAGGATTTCCTCTACGCTGATACTTCAGCCGTCGTGGTCGAAATCTACGCTTTGCATTGGTTCCGTGATGTCCACGTCGGCACAGTCCGCGTCCTCATCAGCAACCTAATCCCACCAAACCGCCGACCTGGATACCGAACCAACGACGAGTACCGCCATACTCCCCCTCCCGGAATGCGCTTCGTAGCCCTCCAAGTTCGCCGACCGTCAGGCCGTCCTCAAGGGATCCTCAACATCGGCGTCGGAATCCTTGACGGGTCTATGCGAAGTTTGCCTCTTTACACCAACATGGATTCATCTGCTGTTGGTTACAGAGACTTGCTCGGTGAAGACGATCCGCATTTGCAGAATCTGCATCTTAACAGCGCCAAAGGAAGCTCCAAGAACCCGCAATCTCCGTCTTCAAAGCAGAACCAATCCGTAGTCTCcaggccaccaccaccaccaccaccaccggttCTCCGTCGTACGAGGAGTGATACCAGCTCCATGGTTGTCTCCGATCTTCTCAGCAGAGCAGAGCGTAGCCGGGTGGCTAATAGGAAGCCCGTGAGCGCATTGCCGAGCAGCGATGACGAAACTGTACCTACAACGTCGGGACACCACACAACTACCGATGATTCCGTCGACGATTACGAAGCGCCTTACAAAACACCTCATATCCCAGGCAATAGATATGATGATTCGTATGAGGATGAGTTTGTGGATCAATCACCAAACGTGATGCCGATAAGAAGGGAACGATACGACGAGGACTCGCCTTACCGATCGTACGATCATTCACGCAAAACGCCGAGGAGATCGACGCCGGTGATCGAGAAGCCAAGGCCGCCGAGGGACTACGACCGCAGCAACCGCGCTTCTCCGTACTTATCGAGGCACGGGACGCCGTTGCGATCGAACATCGTCGCGTCTACTCCGATCAGATCTAACATCGTTGCATCTAGTCCTATGCGATTGACTCCGATGAGATCTAACATGGTTGCATCTAGTCCTATGCGATCATCGACTCCTATGAGATCTAACAACCTCGTTGGATCGACTCCGTTACGATCTAATATAATCGGATCGACTCCGATTCGATCTACCTACAAGGGAACGCCGATGAAATCGCCTCTACGGTTCGGTACGCCGATGAGATCTAATTTGGCGGGGCGATTGATTTTAACCGAATCTGAGTTAGGTCCGTCGCCTTCGGAAGTAGCGAACAAGATGGCGAAGGAGAGATCGCAAGCCAACGACACTGAGAGTTCGATCCTCAGCGAATGGAGCCTCGACGACGATAGCAACATTGAAGGTCTTCGATCGAAACTCGAGCGGTGGCGGACGGAGCTTCCGCCGCTTTACGATCTCGGATCGAGTCACCAGAGCAGCGATGTAGGTAGCGCGATTGTTCCGGCGTCGGCGAATGCAGGCGGAGGGAAGAGCTCGAGGCGGAAAACTCCgacggtgaagaagaagaagaagcatcaGCGCCGTCACACGGAAGGAGGAAACGGTCTTTTCTCGTGTTTTAGTAATATTTGTGGCGCGGAATGTACTTTCGTGTGTGGAGGCGGGTCGGATCATGACGGGTCGAAAAAGAAAGGTGGGTCAAAGCGTTTGCCGCGCTTGGCCTCTGCTGATAATTTGAGTTATGTGtga
- the LOC106447146 gene encoding pre-mRNA-processing factor 19 homolog 2-like, translating to MNCAISGEVPEEPVVSTKSGLLFERRLIERHILDYGKCPVTGEPLTIDDVVPIKTGKVIKPKPVHTASIPGLLGTFQNEWDGLMLSNFALEQQLHTARQELSHALYQHDSACRVIARLKKERDEARQLLAEVERHIPAAPEAVTANAALSNGKRAAGDEEMAPDAKKLCPGISAEIITELTDCNAALSQKRKKRQIPETLASIDSLERFTQLSSHPLHKTNKPGICSMDILHSKDVIATGGVDATAVIFDRPSGQILSTLTGHSKKVTSVKFVGDSDLVLTASADKTVRIWRDSGDRNYACGHTLNDHSAEVRAVTVHATNKYFVSASLDSTWCFYDLSSGLCLAKVSDDSEKVDYTAAAFHPDGLILGTGTSQSVVKIWDVKSQANVAKFDGHTGEVTSISFSENGYFLATAAEDGVRLWDLRKLRNFKSFLSADANSVEFDPSGSYLGVAASDIRLYQTASVKAEWNLIKTLPDLSGTGKATCVKFGPDAQYVAVGSMDRNLRIFGLPGDQIANADDDSAQDS from the exons ATGAACTGTGCAA TTTCCGGAGAAGTTCCAGAGGAGCCAGTGGTTTCAACGAAGTCAGGTTTGCTCTTCGAGAGGCGATTAATCGAGAGGCATATATTG GATTATGGGAAGTGCCCGGTTACTGGAGAACCTCTTACCATTGATGACGTTGTTCCCATCAAAACCGGGAAG GTTATAAAACCGAAGCCAGTGCATACAGCTAGCATCCCTGGATTGCTTGGAACTTTCCAAAAT GAATGGGACGGTTTGATGCTATCAAATTTTGCGCTGGAGCAACAACTGCATACTGCGAGGCAAGAGCTAAGTCATGCCTTGTATCAG CATGATTCTGCATGTCGCGTGATTGCTAGGcttaaaaaagaaagagatgaagCGCGCCAATTGCTTGCAGAGGTTGAAAGACATATACCTGCAGCCCCGGAAGCTGTGACAGCTAATGCTGCTCTTAGCAATGGTAAACGAG CTGCTGGTGATGAAGAAATGGCTCCTGATGCGAAGAAGTTGTGTCCTGGCATTTCAGCTGAAATTATCACAGAATTGACTGATTGCAATGCTGCTCTTTCCCAGAAGCGCAAAAAGCGACAG ATTCCTGAAACATTGGCTTCAATAGATTCTTTGGAGAGGTTCACTCAGCTATCAAGCCACCCACTTCACAAGACCAACAAACCGGGCATCTGTTCCATGGACATCCTACATTCTAAG GATGTCATTGCTACCGGAGGAGTGGATGCAACTGCTGTTATCTTTGATCGCCCTTCAGGGCAGATCTTGTCAACACTGACTGGTCACTCGAAAAAg GTTACAAGCGTAAAATTTGTTGGTGACAGTGATCTTGTCTTGACTGCTTCGGCTGACAAG ACAGTCCGTATCTGGCGGGATTCTGGGGATAGGAATTATGCTTGTGGGCATACATTGAATGATCACTCTGCAGAG gtgcgAGCTGTAACTGTGCATGCCACAAATAAATACTTTGTGTCGGCATCTCTTGACAGTACATGGTGCTTCTACGATCTTTCGTCTGGCTTATGCCTTGCAAAG GTATCCGATGATTCTGAGAAGGTGGATTACACGGCTGCTGCTTTTCATCCTGATGGTCTCATTCTCGGAACCGGTACTTCTCAATCTGTTGTTAAGATTTGGGATGTTAAAAGTCAG GCAAATGTGGCGAAGTTTGATGGGCACACCGGTGAAGTTACCTCTATATCTTTCTCTGAGAATGGTTACTTCCTCGCG ACTGCTGCCGAGGATGGTGTTAGGTTGTGGGACCTGCGCAAGTTAAGGAACTTCAAGTCATTCTTATCCGCAGATGCAAACTCTG TGGAGTTTGACCCTAGCGGATCTTATCTTGGTGTTGCTGCATCAGATATCAG ATTATACCAGACGGCAAGTGTGAAAGCTGAATGGAACCTTATCAAAACACTCCCAGACCTCTCAGGCACTG GTAAAGCTACATGTGTGAAGTTTGGTCCAGATGCACAATACGTTGCAGTTGGTTCCATGGACCGTAACCTACGGATATTTGGTCTTCCTGGTGACCAAATAGCCAATGCCGATGATGACTCTGCACAAGACTCCTGA
- the LOC106447148 gene encoding uncharacterized protein LOC106447148, which translates to MERIHNFFGQEGLSQDQHQSQVVDGSWSGFSNGLVGNQRHIDPSSIASLKSYSTQQPVDPERWQSSNSHHGLSFTQQQQPSIRSEYSRGLLQDNQQLTNGYMHGMAMQNGSNVLGVGVESGRDSLSAKGFTSDIHKTPMRFEMGGESPVNCDFFGGQQQLNSQPPGMLQPFPRQQMTFNDMQVLKQQVMFKQMQEYQLQQQLHKREARQLSSLNSNAVNGNRSSDNQSHLLINGIPLQDASSNGWQPDLVSGNTHWMHPGISPVSSSGLGAEHGQANLQFEPSLYSMPLGGANAPQNSFSSVQMSRLSSEHGSALTNQPDSFMLPRSTYQARAMFSNTSAPGSNDSPNFECFQQDDPRERNVSAQEKLDQMKGSGPPEKSYIKAPGNVSGSQKSTALDPTEEKILFGSDDNLWEAFGNDTDMSLTGNLMSSSSDLNDACPSLKGGGWSALMLSAVAETSSNDAGFGNRVQNLGVKASNALSERLQSDSGSIQRNEGIEDRFGIWKAASNPNLVAPAEQKNHFTQNLQMKANYGFGIATAENKSTASRDVQENQQHLGNNSVEKATPQVNYRDGSQISLKFHYHPMGNTGVTDEPYREKVAHLPPTLEQVSAGNQGYFGQPKSLSQPPMNMQIDRGHGLQGIGSENSPTTSASADRSVDMCNQVKNASRQTMLELLHKVDQPEEHSVETNVSNIPESTPSAENGGQSRQRQSSASQGFSLQLAPPSQPAPSPDNVQFSMNSLQPLNSLHIAPEKGPTSQSRFAPWASNQSFPQHSTYQGESNNASGFPYSKGYRQNQLMPVDTRQLTSNHLVSSSSELSTLQVKERDQSSDYSAQTPSLLNPTTHNNKGDSAEGFPMLSAPQPQVIFSSPQQSSSSGMRSDSGAGILAPQHRFWNQPPKPQLDILRPHPVTNSHVEDIFSRQEKRNQLSSQNGGDMSLSGRDMVNMHELQGQDMGAKQTAGVASMFSRMVQSNHQTFDRSFPSNNLPKDNMRHDELMAENGEADAPKMTVKRGEDSSVHLQKVASKEEQQSPLRSDGLLRDGLNHKESANHLLPFGQTVSQSFSNKNHSAAAGTDHQQQISPQMAPSWYNQYGTFKNGLVQPVNNTGRLTSLNIEEKSSNVGSSADGSHSVQSPKQSRKQFNTQQMSGSAPGAEIPSSESLPHGATHTLLKVDKPKKRKTATSELLSWKKEVMHGSQRLKTLSEAEVDWARATNQFAEKVEFGNLLEDGLPIRSKRRLIYSTQLMQQLFRPPPARVISLIASSNYEFVAYTAARGALGDACSSTFTDRNECLLPQNKSNPVSERRKTETISEQYISKAAEDFISRSQKLETNFAGLQNGSTIADLSVELQDLEKFAVINRFAKFHPTSSSTDRTVSSLRLIPQRYVTIAPMPQNIPDRVQCLSL; encoded by the exons ATGGAGAGGATCCACAATTTCTTTGGACAAGAAGGCCTATCTCAAGACCAGCATCAGTCTCAGGTGGTTGATGGAAGCTGGTCCGGTTTCAGTAACGGTTTAGTTGGAAACCAGAGGCATATAGACCCATCCAGTATTGCTAGTCTGAAGAGTTATAGCACACAACAACCTG TTGATCCAGAGAGATGGCAATCTTCAAATTCACACCATGGTTTGAGTTTTACGCAGCAGCAGCAACCTTCTATAAGGTCTGAGTACTCCAGAGGTCTGTTACAAGATAATCAGCAACTCACAAATGGTTACATGCATGGGATGGCAATGCAGAATGGGTCAAATGTTTTGGGAGTGGGTGTAGAATCTGGTAGAGATAGCTTATCAGCGAAAGGGTTTACTTCAGACATTCATaaaactcctatgaggtttgaGATGGGAGGAGAATCTCCGGTTAATTGTGACTTCTTTGGTGGTCAACAGCAATTAAACAGCCAGCCGCCTGGCATGCTCCAGCCGTTTCCAAGGCAGCAGATGACTTTCAATGATATGCAAGTGCTAAAGCAGCAAGTTATGTTTAAGCAAATGCAAGAGTATCAACTTCAACAACAGCTTCATAAGCGGGAAGCCAGGCAGCTCAGTTCTTTGAATTCAAATGCAGTAAATGGAAATCGCTCAAGTGATAATCAATCACACCTTTTGATTAATGGCATCCCTCTTCAGGATGCGTCTAGTAATGGTTGGCAGCCTGATCTTGTGTCAGGAAATACACACTGGATGCACCCCGGCATTTCACCAGTTTCATCCAGTGGGCTTGGCGCTGAGCACGGACAGGCGAACTTACAGTTTGAACCTTCCTTGTACAGCATGCCTCTTGGTGGGGCAAATGCACCTCAAAATTCCTTCTCTTCCGTTCAGATGAGCAGGTTATCTTCGGAGCATGGTTCCGCTCTCACCAATCAGCCTGATAGTTTTATGCTACCTAGATCCACATACCAGGCGAGAGCGATGTTCTCAAATACTTCAGCTCCAGGTTCAAATGATAGCCCAAATTTTGAATGTTTCCAGCAAGATGATCCACGCGAGAGAAACGTTTCAGCGCAGGAGAAACTCGATCAGATGAAGGGTTCTGGTCCACcagaaaaatcatatataaaagcGCCTGGAAATGTTTCTGGGTCACAGAAGTCGACAGCCTTAGATCCAACAGAAGAAAAGATTTTGTTTGGTTCGGATGACAATTTGTGGGAAGCATTTGGAAACGACACTGATATGAGCTTGACAGGAAACCTGATGTCCAGTAGTTCTGACCTTAATGATGCATGCCCCTCTTTGAAAGGTGGGGGTTGGAGTGCTCTTATGCTATCTGCTGTAGCAGAAACATCCAGTAATGACGCAGGCTTTGGTAACAGGGTCCAGAATCTTGGCGTCAAGGCTTCAAATGCACTAAGTGAGAGACTCCAGAGTGATTCGGGCTCTATTCAAAGGAATGAGGGTATTGAAGATAGATTTGGTATTTGGAAGGCTGCTTCTAATCCAAACTTAGTTGCTCCTGCTGAACAGAAGAATCACTTCACCCAAAATCTACAAATGAAGGCAAACTATGGATTTGGCATTGCCACTGCGGAAAACAAGTCTACTGCTTCTAGGGATGTCCAGGAAAACCAACAGCATTTGGGTAATAACTCTGTGGAGAAAGCTACCCCTCAAGTGAATTATAGAGATGGCAGTCAGATCAGTCTCAAATTTCACTATCACCCCATGGGTAATACTGGTGTCACTGATGAGCCTTATCGAGAAAAAGTTGCCCATTTGCCACCCACACTGGAGCAGGTTTCTGCAGGAAATCAAGGCTATTTCGGGCAGCCAAAGTCTCTTAGTCAGCCACCTATGAACATGCAAATTGACAGG GGACATGGTTTACAAGGCATAGGATCAGAAAATTCACCTACTACATCTGCTTCAGCCGACAGAAGTGTTGATATGTGTAATCAAGTGAAGAATGCGTCAAG GCAGACTATGCTTGAGCTTCTTCACAAGGTGGACCAGCCGGAGGAGCATTCTGTGGAAACAAATGTTTCCAATATTCCTGAATCAACACCCTCTGCAGAAAATGGTGGTCAATCTCGTCAGAGACAGTCATCTGCTTCTCAGGGGTTTAGTTTACAGCTGGCTCCGCCATCTCAACCAGCTCCCTCACCTGATAATGTGCAGTTTTCTATGAATTCTTTGCAGCCATTGAATTCACTTCATATTGCCCCTGAAAAAGGACCAACAAGTCAATCAAGGTTTGCTCCATGGGCATCTAATCAATCTTTTCCACAGCATTCCACTTATCAAGGAGAAAGCAACAACGCCTCTGGTTTCCCATATTCCAAAGGGTATCGCCAAAATCAACTGATGCCTGTTGATACTCGACAATTAACTTCTAACCATTTAGTCAGTTCATCCTCTGAGTTGTCAACCCTTCAAGTGaaagaaagagatcaaagcAGTGACTATTCAGCACAAACACCTTCCCTGCTAAATCCTACGACCCACAACAACAAAGGAGATTCAGCTGAAGGGTTTCCTATGCTGTCTGCTCCTCAGCCTCAGGTTATATTCAGTTCGCCTCAGCAGAGCTCCTCTTCTGGTATGAGATCTGACTCAGGAGCCGGTATTTTAGCACCGCAACATCGGTTTTGGAACCAGCCACCTAAGCCTCAGCTAGATATATTACGGCCGCATCCAGTTACCAATAGCCACGTAGAAGACATCTTCTCAAGGCAGGAGAAGAGAAATCAATTATCCTCTCAAAATGGAGGAGACATGTCATTAAGTGGGAGGGACATGGTGAATATGCATGAGTTGCAGGGTCAAGATATGGGTGCAAAACAAACAGCTGGTGTTGCTTCGATGTTCTCCAGAATGGTGCAGAGCAATCATCAAACCTTTGATCGCTCTTTTCCTTCAAACAACCTTCCGAAAGATAATATGCGTCACGATGAGCTTATGGCTGAAAATGGGGAGGCTGACGCACCCAAGATGACTGTGAAGAGAGGCGAGGATAGTTCTGTTCATCTTCAAAAGGTAGCTTCCAAAGAGGAGCAACAGTCACCTTTAAGATCTGATGGTTTACTGAGAGATGGATTGAATCACAAGGAATCAGCGAACCACTTGCTACCTTTCGGCCAAACTGTTTCTCAGAGTTTCTCCAATAAGAATCATTCAGCCGCGGCTGGAACAGATCATCAACAACAAATCAGTCCTCAGATGGCTCCATCCTGGTATAATCAATACGGAACTTTCAAGAACGGACTGGTGCAACCCGTGAATAATACAGGGAGACTCACCTCCTTGAACATAGAAGAAAAATCTTCTAATGTTGGGAGTTCAGCTGATGGTTCACATTCTGTTCAATCTCCGAAGCAATCTCGGAAGCAGTTTAATACGCAGCAAATGTCAGGCTCCGCACCAGGAGCGGAGATTCCCTCATCTGAGTCATTGCCTCATGGTGCAACTCATACACTTCTGAAGGTTGATAAACCAAAGAAGCGCAAAACTGCCACATCAGAGCTTCTATCTTGGAAAAAAGAAGTCATGCATGGTTCCCAGAGGCTTAAGACTCTCAG TGAGGCCGAGGTTGATTGGGCCAGAGCAACTAATCAATTTGCTGAAAAG GTGGAATTTGGGAATTTACTTGAGGATGGCCTACCAATCAGATCAAAGAGAAGGCTTATATATTCAACACAACTCATGCAACAACTATTTCGCCCGCCTCCTGCTAGGGTAATATCTTTGATTGCTAGCTCAAACTATGAGTTTGTTGCATATACTGCTGCAAGAGGAGCACTAGGAGATGCATGTAGCTCCACTTTTACTGATAGGAACGAATGCCTTTTGCCCCAGAACAAATCAAACCC GGTGTCTGAGAGAAGGAAAACTGAAACAATCAGTGAGCAGTACATCTCCAAAGCTGCTGAAGATTTCATTAGCAGGTCACAGAAACTAGAGACTAACTTTGCAGG ACTACAGAACGGAAGTACAATTGCAGACTTGAGCGTGGAACTCCAGGATCTAGAGAAGTTTGCAGTGATCAATCGTTTTGCGAAGTTCCACCCAACATCCTCATCTACGGACCGGACAGTGAGTTCACTTAGGTTAATCCCACAAAGATATGTTACTATAGCTCCAATGCCTCAGAATATTCCAGACAGGGTACAATGTCTCTCCCTCTAA